A window of the Nocardia sp. NBC_01329 genome harbors these coding sequences:
- the mraY gene encoding phospho-N-acetylmuramoyl-pentapeptide-transferase, which produces MRQILFAAAIALTVSILLTPLLIRIFARQGFGQEIRVDGPASHQSKRGTPTMGGVAIIIGMWAGYLGSHLIGIGYEAEGPTASALLVLGLATALGVVGFIDDFIKIRKGRNLGLTAAGKYLGQITAAVVFGVLALQFPGGSGLSPASRQLSYVRDINTVSMSVVVFLAFVCLIVVAWSNAVNLTDGLDGLAAGSMSLVLGGYVVITFWQYYHSCETKPETGCYNVRDPLDLALVCAAGTAACIGFLWWNAAPAKIFMGDTGSLALGGLLAGLSITTRTELLMVVIGALFVAEAASVVLQVAVFRTTRNRLFKMAPFHHHFELSKWAETTVIIRFWLLAAMASAAGLSLFYSEYLSAVG; this is translated from the coding sequence ATGAGACAGATCTTGTTCGCGGCGGCGATCGCGCTGACGGTGTCTATCCTGTTGACCCCGCTGCTGATCCGGATATTCGCCCGGCAGGGCTTCGGCCAGGAGATCCGGGTAGACGGTCCGGCCAGCCATCAGTCCAAACGCGGTACGCCCACCATGGGCGGGGTGGCGATCATCATCGGCATGTGGGCCGGGTATCTCGGTTCCCATCTGATCGGGATCGGTTACGAAGCAGAAGGTCCGACAGCCTCGGCGCTGCTGGTCCTGGGCTTGGCCACCGCACTGGGTGTCGTCGGATTCATCGACGATTTCATCAAGATCCGTAAGGGCCGCAATCTGGGGCTCACGGCCGCGGGTAAATACCTGGGTCAGATCACCGCGGCGGTCGTCTTCGGTGTGCTGGCGTTGCAGTTCCCCGGCGGCAGCGGGCTTTCCCCGGCCAGCCGGCAGCTGTCCTATGTCCGTGATATCAACACCGTGTCGATGAGTGTGGTGGTGTTCCTGGCCTTCGTCTGCCTCATCGTGGTGGCGTGGTCGAACGCGGTGAACCTCACCGACGGTCTGGACGGTCTGGCCGCGGGGTCGATGAGCTTGGTGCTCGGCGGCTATGTGGTCATCACCTTCTGGCAGTACTACCACTCGTGTGAGACCAAACCCGAGACCGGCTGCTACAACGTGCGCGACCCGCTGGATCTGGCGCTGGTCTGCGCGGCCGGTACGGCGGCGTGTATCGGGTTCCTGTGGTGGAACGCCGCGCCCGCCAAGATATTCATGGGTGATACCGGCTCGCTGGCCCTCGGTGGTCTGCTCGCCGGGCTCTCCATCACCACCCGGACCGAACTGCTGATGGTGGTCATCGGCGCGCTGTTCGTCGCGGAGGCGGCCTCGGTGGTGCTGCAGGTGGCTGTTTTTCGGACCACCCGGAACCGGTTGTTCAAGATGGCGCCGTTCCACCATCATTTCGAACTGAGTAAATGGGCGGAGACCACGGTGATCATCAGGTTCTGGTTGCTGGCCGCCATGGCCTCGGCAGCCGGACTCTCTCTGTTCTACAGCGAATATCTCTCCGCGGTCGGGTGA
- a CDS encoding peptidoglycan D,D-transpeptidase FtsI family protein codes for MNRRGSGRGRDSAPRPRAAADRGKSKRKSAEVARSAPARPRPSGRQRPGGRSAPNGPVRVRLGVGRLIMLVALTVVALQLLWIQTIAAPTLSAQAAGQRAAYQDLPATRGTITDRNGKSLAFTITAQSLNFQPIRVRKDLADARAKDDTAPDPDRRLEDIARTVHQVLGAEGPKESELLDKLRSDQTFVYLARNVDPRKADEITAEFPEIGTERQDPRDYPGGSLAANIVGATGWDGHGRVGLEASLDSALAGTDGSYTYDRGSDGAVIPGSVRDRQPAVDGNNVELTLDSYLQNHVQQQIQQAKDRSGAKSASAVVLDAKTGQVLAMANDNTFNPALGPQHWDPAGLDNPSVTQPFEPGSVNKVVTAAAAIEYGLTTPDEVHQVPGRIDMSGVTVGDAWEHGVAPYTTTGIFGKSSNVGTLMLAQRVGEDRFADMLERFGLGRRTEVGLPGESSGLLPARDQWSGGTFANLPIGQGLSMTTLQMAGMYQAIANDGVRMPPRIVRATVAPDGTRAEEPAPEGVRVVSPQTSRTLRTMFQSVVQNDPTGVQMGTGSAAAVDGYRIAGKTGTAQQVDPNCGCYSSSSYWITFAGIAPADNPRYVIGMMLDAPVRSSDGSGGQSAAPLFHNIASWALQRDRIAPSSEPERQFVLQAS; via the coding sequence ATGAACCGGCGCGGGTCGGGGCGCGGCCGCGATTCCGCGCCGAGACCCCGGGCCGCGGCCGACCGCGGGAAATCGAAGCGGAAATCCGCCGAGGTGGCGAGGTCGGCTCCTGCCCGGCCCCGTCCGTCCGGGCGGCAGCGTCCGGGCGGACGATCCGCGCCGAACGGCCCGGTGCGGGTCCGGCTCGGCGTGGGCCGGTTGATCATGCTGGTGGCGCTTACCGTGGTGGCGCTGCAACTGCTGTGGATCCAGACCATTGCCGCGCCCACGCTCTCGGCACAGGCCGCCGGTCAGCGTGCCGCCTACCAGGACCTGCCCGCCACCCGCGGAACCATCACCGACCGCAACGGCAAATCCCTGGCCTTCACCATCACCGCCCAATCGCTGAACTTCCAGCCCATCCGGGTGCGCAAAGATCTCGCCGACGCCCGGGCGAAGGATGATACGGCGCCCGATCCCGATCGGCGGCTCGAGGATATCGCCCGCACCGTGCATCAGGTGCTCGGTGCCGAGGGGCCCAAGGAATCCGAACTACTGGACAAGCTGCGCAGTGACCAGACCTTCGTGTACCTGGCGCGCAATGTCGACCCGCGCAAAGCCGACGAGATCACGGCGGAGTTCCCCGAGATCGGGACGGAACGACAGGACCCGCGCGACTATCCGGGCGGGTCGCTGGCGGCCAATATCGTCGGCGCCACCGGTTGGGACGGCCACGGCCGCGTCGGGCTGGAGGCTTCTCTGGATTCGGCACTCGCCGGCACCGACGGTTCCTACACCTACGATCGCGGTTCCGACGGCGCGGTGATCCCCGGCAGTGTCCGTGACCGCCAGCCCGCGGTCGACGGAAACAATGTCGAGCTCACCTTGGACTCCTACCTGCAGAATCATGTGCAGCAGCAGATACAGCAGGCCAAGGACCGCTCGGGCGCGAAATCGGCCTCCGCGGTGGTCCTGGACGCCAAAACCGGCCAGGTGCTGGCCATGGCCAACGACAACACGTTCAATCCGGCGCTCGGTCCACAGCACTGGGATCCCGCCGGGCTGGACAATCCGTCGGTGACCCAGCCTTTCGAACCCGGTTCGGTCAACAAGGTGGTCACCGCGGCCGCGGCCATCGAGTACGGGCTCACCACACCCGACGAGGTACATCAGGTACCGGGCCGTATCGATATGTCCGGAGTGACCGTCGGCGACGCTTGGGAACACGGTGTCGCCCCCTACACCACCACCGGGATCTTCGGTAAATCCTCGAATGTGGGCACCCTCATGCTGGCGCAGCGGGTCGGGGAGGACAGATTCGCCGATATGCTCGAACGCTTCGGTCTGGGCCGGCGTACCGAGGTGGGCCTGCCCGGCGAGAGCTCCGGCCTGTTGCCCGCCCGGGACCAGTGGTCCGGTGGTACCTTCGCCAACCTGCCCATCGGGCAGGGGCTTTCGATGACCACTCTGCAGATGGCCGGGATGTACCAGGCCATCGCCAACGACGGCGTCCGGATGCCGCCCCGGATCGTGCGTGCCACCGTCGCGCCCGATGGAACTCGCGCCGAGGAACCGGCCCCCGAAGGGGTGCGGGTGGTGAGCCCGCAGACTTCGCGCACACTCCGCACCATGTTCCAGTCGGTGGTGCAGAACGACCCGACCGGCGTCCAGATGGGGACCGGTTCCGCCGCTGCGGTCGACGGGTACCGGATCGCGGGGAAAACCGGCACGGCGCAGCAGGTCGATCCGAACTGCGGTTGTTATTCGAGTTCCTCGTACTGGATCACCTTCGCCGGTATCGCGCCCGCGGACAATCCTCGCTACGTCATCGGCATGATGCTCGACGCGCCGGTCCGCAGTTCCGACGGCAGCGGTGGTCAGTCGGCGGCACCGCTGTTCCACAACATCGCCTCCTGGGCCCTGCAGCGGGATCGGATAGCGCCGTCGAGCGAACCGGAACGGCAGTTCGTCCTGCAGGCGTCGTGA
- a CDS encoding UDP-N-acetylmuramoyl-tripeptide--D-alanyl-D-alanine ligase, translating into MIEMTLRDIAEVVGATLHDVGDPEVRVTGSVEFDSRRVGPGDIFLALPGERVDGHDYAAAAIEAGAVAVLAARPVGVPALVVTPATGSVPSSALALSHDSTGAGAAVLAALAALARESVSRLVAAGGLTVVGVTGSSGKTSTKDLLAAVLSPLGPVVAPPGSFNNELGHPWTALRAGPDTRFLVLEMSARGPGHIAALARVAPPNIGVVLNVGTAHLGEFGSREAIAQAKGELVEALPENGLAVLNADDPKVAAMASRTVARVVTAGHSAGARIRATATTLDDQARASFTLHTPAGDRTVALAVHGEHQVGNALSAAAVALECGADLDTLVTALSGARAASARRMDVRTSAAGVTVINDSYNANPDSMRAALKALVTMARSGDTPRRSWAVLGEMAELGPEAVVEHDGIGRLAVRLDVDRLIVVGTGRPSRGMHQGAVMEGSWGEESVLVPDIEAAVELLAAEVGAGDVVLVKASQSVGLWAVAEQLLAEGEKNTGAGTPAPGGAAADGVSAEAVR; encoded by the coding sequence ATGATCGAAATGACACTGCGGGATATCGCCGAGGTCGTGGGCGCAACGCTGCACGACGTCGGTGACCCGGAGGTGAGGGTGACCGGTTCGGTCGAATTCGACTCGCGTCGAGTCGGTCCCGGCGACATCTTCCTGGCCCTGCCCGGTGAGCGCGTCGACGGTCACGACTATGCCGCCGCCGCGATCGAGGCCGGCGCCGTCGCCGTGCTCGCGGCCCGGCCGGTGGGGGTTCCCGCCCTCGTCGTAACCCCTGCGACCGGGTCGGTACCGTCGAGTGCGCTTGCGCTGTCCCATGATTCGACCGGTGCGGGCGCCGCGGTGCTGGCCGCGCTGGCCGCGCTGGCCCGGGAGAGCGTTTCGCGTCTCGTCGCGGCCGGTGGGCTGACGGTCGTCGGCGTCACCGGTTCCTCGGGTAAGACCTCCACCAAGGATCTGCTGGCGGCGGTGCTCTCCCCGCTGGGACCGGTGGTGGCCCCACCTGGTTCCTTCAACAACGAACTCGGGCATCCGTGGACCGCCCTGCGCGCCGGTCCGGATACCCGGTTCCTGGTGCTGGAGATGTCGGCGCGCGGACCCGGCCATATCGCCGCACTGGCGCGGGTGGCGCCACCGAATATCGGGGTCGTGCTGAATGTGGGTACCGCGCATCTCGGCGAATTCGGTAGTCGCGAGGCCATCGCGCAGGCCAAGGGCGAACTCGTGGAGGCGCTGCCGGAAAACGGTCTGGCCGTACTCAACGCCGATGATCCGAAGGTCGCCGCCATGGCTTCGCGTACGGTGGCTCGGGTGGTGACGGCCGGACATTCCGCGGGCGCGCGGATCCGTGCCACCGCAACAACTCTCGACGATCAGGCCCGGGCTTCGTTCACCCTGCACACACCGGCCGGCGACCGCACGGTGGCCTTGGCCGTGCACGGGGAACATCAGGTCGGCAACGCCTTGTCGGCAGCCGCTGTGGCTCTGGAATGCGGCGCCGACCTCGACACTCTGGTGACCGCGCTGTCCGGCGCCCGCGCGGCGTCGGCGCGGCGGATGGATGTGCGTACCAGCGCCGCCGGGGTCACCGTGATCAACGATTCCTACAACGCCAACCCGGATTCCATGCGGGCCGCGCTCAAAGCGCTGGTCACCATGGCTCGGTCGGGCGACACCCCACGGCGCAGCTGGGCGGTGCTCGGCGAAATGGCCGAACTCGGCCCGGAAGCGGTGGTGGAACACGACGGGATCGGCCGTCTCGCGGTGCGCTTGGATGTGGACCGGCTCATCGTCGTCGGAACCGGACGACCCTCCCGGGGCATGCACCAGGGAGCGGTCATGGAAGGCTCATGGGGTGAGGAATCGGTGCTCGTCCCGGATATCGAAGCAGCCGTGGAGTTGCTCGCCGCCGAAGTCGGCGCGGGTGATGTGGTGCTGGTGAAGGCATCGCAATCGGTCGGCCTGTGGGCGGTGGCCGAACAGCTGCTGGCCGAGGGTGAGAAGAACACGGGTGCCGGTACACCGGCGCCGGGCGGCGCCGCCGCCGACGGGGTGAGCGCGGAGGCAGTGCGATGA
- a CDS encoding UDP-N-acetylmuramoyl-L-alanyl-D-glutamate--2,6-diaminopimelate ligase, whose amino-acid sequence MPAQSSQHALRPARPLSTPLPDLLDLIDAELRPPVATELLVTGIEQRSDAVLPGDLFTALPGSRAHGARFAADAVARGAVAVLTDAAGAELAGELAVPVVVRENPRAILGELSAAIYGHPSQRLRIIGITGTSGKTTTSYLVEAGLAAGGLSTALIGTIETRIGGRRIPSALTTPEAPQLHAMFALMVEQGVDAVVMEVSSHALALGRVDGVRFAVGAFTNLSQDHLDFHADFEDYFAAKRRLFEPESPVAARTAVVCVDDAWGRRLADGLDAPIRVSTTESADWSSAGPARIHGGEQEFTATGPNGEIPVRLRLPGDYNVANGLLAVAVCAAAGVDPATAVPALATVDVPGRMQRVERGQEFLALVDYAHKPAAVESVIATLRTHLATAGSGGRLAVVVGAGGDRDTGKRGPMGAAAARGADLLIVTDDNPRTEDPSVIRASLVAGARSVSDDQRGEVRDIGDRTAAIEAAVGWAHAGDVVLVAGKGHEVGQEINGVKYRFDDREVLAAAIDSAQRHSSGGADNGSWPTGAEDLTVS is encoded by the coding sequence GTGCCCGCGCAGTCCAGCCAGCACGCGCTGCGGCCGGCCCGGCCGCTGTCGACACCGCTGCCCGACCTGCTGGATCTGATCGACGCCGAACTTCGGCCACCGGTCGCCACCGAGCTGCTCGTCACCGGCATCGAACAGCGTTCCGACGCGGTTCTACCCGGTGATCTGTTCACGGCGTTACCAGGCTCCCGGGCGCACGGCGCCCGGTTCGCCGCAGACGCGGTGGCCCGTGGCGCGGTCGCCGTACTCACCGACGCCGCCGGTGCGGAACTGGCCGGCGAACTAGCGGTGCCGGTCGTGGTGCGTGAGAATCCGCGCGCGATCCTGGGTGAACTTTCGGCGGCGATCTACGGACATCCGTCGCAGCGGTTGCGGATCATCGGGATCACCGGTACCTCCGGCAAGACCACCACTTCCTACCTGGTGGAGGCCGGTTTGGCTGCTGGGGGGCTGTCCACCGCACTGATCGGCACCATCGAGACCAGGATCGGCGGTCGCCGGATCCCCAGTGCGCTCACCACGCCCGAAGCACCGCAACTGCACGCCATGTTCGCGCTGATGGTGGAACAGGGCGTGGACGCGGTGGTGATGGAGGTATCCAGCCACGCGCTGGCACTGGGCCGGGTCGACGGGGTGCGGTTCGCGGTAGGTGCGTTCACCAACCTGTCGCAGGACCATCTGGATTTCCACGCCGACTTCGAGGACTATTTCGCCGCCAAGCGCCGGCTGTTCGAACCGGAATCGCCGGTTGCCGCCCGCACTGCCGTGGTGTGTGTGGACGATGCGTGGGGTCGGCGTCTCGCCGATGGCCTGGACGCGCCGATCCGGGTCTCGACCACCGAATCTGCGGATTGGTCGTCGGCCGGTCCCGCCCGCATCCACGGCGGTGAACAGGAGTTCACCGCAACGGGCCCGAACGGCGAGATCCCGGTGCGGTTGCGGCTGCCCGGTGATTACAACGTCGCCAACGGACTGCTCGCTGTCGCGGTGTGTGCCGCCGCCGGGGTCGATCCGGCGACGGCCGTGCCCGCGCTGGCCACTGTCGACGTGCCGGGCCGGATGCAGCGGGTGGAACGTGGACAGGAGTTCCTTGCCCTGGTGGACTACGCCCACAAACCGGCCGCCGTGGAATCGGTGATCGCGACCCTGCGCACCCATCTGGCCACGGCCGGGAGCGGGGGTCGGTTGGCCGTGGTGGTCGGTGCCGGCGGCGACCGGGACACCGGGAAACGCGGGCCGATGGGGGCGGCCGCGGCCCGTGGCGCCGATCTGCTCATCGTCACCGACGACAACCCGCGCACCGAGGACCCGTCCGTGATCAGGGCGTCACTGGTCGCCGGCGCGCGGAGCGTCTCCGACGACCAGCGCGGCGAAGTCCGCGATATCGGTGACCGGACCGCGGCCATCGAGGCGGCCGTCGGCTGGGCACACGCCGGTGACGTGGTGCTGGTGGCGGGGAAGGGCCATGAAGTAGGTCAGGAGATCAACGGGGTGAAATATCGGTTCGATGACCGCGAGGTGCTCGCGGCGGCGATCGATTCGGCACAGCGACACAGTTCCGGGGGCGCGGACAACGGTTCGTGGCCGACGGGCGCGGAGGACTTGACGGTTTCATGA